The DNA sequence CAAGCAAACCGCCCCCAAGCGTTGGGAGGTGTTCACGCATGGTGGACGCAAGGGTACGGGTATCGATGCCATCGAGTGGGCCAAGGAAGTTGCAAAGCGCGGCGCCGGTGAGATCCTGCTCACCAGCATGGATCGCGATGGCACCAAGGATGGGTTTGATCTGGAACTCACTGCTGCGGTAAGTAAAGCAGTACCTGTGCCTGTGATTGCGTCTGGTGGTGTGGGCGGCTTGCAAGATCTAGTCGATGGCATCCAAATTGGGAGAGCCGATGCGGTACTGGCAGCAAGTATCTTTCATTATGGACAGCACAGCGTGCAAGAGGCTAAGCACTATATGGCAGAGCAAGGAATTGCGATTAGACTCTAATCATCATGACCAAGGCTAAATTTACAAAGATATCGGGTTTGCAAGCTGGTCCATGGCTTGATCGCATTGCTTGGAACGAGCAAGGTTTGGTGCCCGTGATTGCTCAAGAGGCTTCATCGGGTGATGTATTGATGATGGCTTGGATGAATCAAGCGTCTCTACTGCAAACCTTGCAAAAGGGTGAGGCAGTGTATTGGTCGCGCTCGCGTAACAAGTTGTGGCATAAGGGCGAAGAGTCGGGTCATACGCAAACCGTGCGAGAGATTCGGTTAGATTGCGATGGCGATACGCTTTTACTAATCGTGGATCAAAAAGACGGAATTGCTTGCCATACCGGCAGACACAGTTGCTTTTTTAACGAGTGGGACTCTGTGGCGAGCAATTGGGTCGATACAATGAAGCCATGAGTAGCCCGAATCAATTCAACCAAAACCTCAACCTCGATTCCATCTTGGCGCATCTGGCCGATGTGGTCGATAGCCGTCGTGCTGATTTAGCGAGTGGCAAGATCGATGCCGGAAGTTCATATATTGCTCAGTTGTTTACCAAGGGTGACGATGCGATTTTGAAGAAGATTGGGGAAGAGGCGACCGAGACCGTGATGGCGGCCAAGGATTCTCGCCAGAATCAGCTTGACCCCAAATACCAACAGTTATTGGTGGGCGAGATGGCTGACTTGTGGTTTCACTGCCTGGTGGCGCTCTCAAAGTTCAATTTGCGTCCCGAAGATGTACTAGCCGAACTCAAGCGTCGCGAGGGCACTTCGGGTATTACTGAGAAGGCCAGTCGCAAAACGTAGTGCTTACCCCCAATTTGCCCGTTTTTGGGCTTAATTCAGGTAAGATGCCTGCCTATGAAACACCCAAGCTATGACCCAAACTGCATTTTTTGCAAGATTGTTGCAGGGGAAATTCCTTGCCAAAAGGTCTACGAGGATGATGAAATCCTGGCGTTTAAGGACATTAATCCGGCCGCCCCAGTGCATTTATTGCTGATTCCTAAGAAACACATACCAATGTTGGAGTCAGCGACTGCCCACGACGCGCCATTGCTGGGTAGAATGTTGGAATTAGCCCCGCGTTTAGCTTCCCAAGAAGGATGTCGCCCTGGTAAGGAGGGGGGATTTCGGGTGATGGTGAACAATGGCGCGGATGGGGGTCAGGAGGTTTATCACTTGCATTTGCATGTGATGGGCGGGCCGCGCCCCTGGAAAAAATAATCCGAGGAGAAATTAAGATGGGCTCATTTAGTATTTGGCACTGGTTAATCGTACTGGTCATTATTTTGTTGGTCTTTGGTACCAAGAAACTCCGTAATATTGGTTCTGATCTAGGCGGTGCCGTAAAAGGCTTCAAAGATGGTATGAAAAATGGTGATGAAGCCAAGACCGAACAGATTCAGTCGCAGACCCCTGCTGGTGAAAAGACTGTTGATGTGCAAGCCAAGGACGTGAACAAGTCGTAAGACCTGATCAAACCAAACACACAAACTAAATACCAGCGATGCATCGATGATTGATCTTGGTGTATCAAAGCTCGCCCTGATTGCAGTGGTGGCTTTGATTGTGGTGGGCCCCGAACGTTTACCCAAAGTTGCTCGCATGGCGGGCAATTTATTTGGGCGCGCGCAGCGTTATATGGCCGAAGTTCGTACTGAGGTCAACCGCCAAATTGAGCTCGATGAGTTCAAGAAGCTTCGTGAGGCCAGCGCCGACGCCATGCGGGAGATGGAAAGTACCCTTAATGCCACAGTCCAAGAGGCGAATGTAAACCTGAGCGATCAGGCCGAGCCTACGACCAATGAGTTTTCCAGTTCGCTCTTAGATTCTGCGCCGGATGTGACTAAGGTCTATCGAGATGCTCTGCGTCAGGGTAGGGATAGTTGGGGCGTCAAGCGCACCGCCAGACCCCTTTGGTATAAACACTCAGCGGGTGTGCGCACTCGAGTGCAATCGGGTGCAGCAAGGGTTAAGCGATTTAAACGTCCGGTATTGAGTAAGTAAAAAATCAAGAACAAAGAACAAATCACGATGTCCGATACCAAACCAGGTCAGAGCGAAGAGACTGCAAAAGAGGGCGAGGGTTTTCAAGAAACCTTCATGTCGCATCTCTTTGAGTTGCGCGATCGGGTGATCAAAGCCGCCATAGCAGTGATCATTGTTTTTCTGTCGCTTGTTTATTGGGCGCCCGATATCTTTCATTTGTTTGCCAAGCCACTTTTAGATGCCCTTCCAGCTGGGGGCAAGATGATCGTGACCGATGTAACCGGATCCTTTTTTGTGCCGATGAAGGTCACGATGCTGGTTGCATTTTTGATTGCGCTACCGATTGTTCTCTATCAAATGTGGGCCTTTATTGCCCCAGGCCTCTATACCCATGAGAGAAAACTAATCCTTCCATTAGTAGTAAGCAGTTACTCACTATTTTTGGTTGGTATGTCCTTTGCCTATTTCCTGGTTTTCCCAACCGTCTTCCAGTTCATGGCGAGCTATAACGCACCCCTGGGTGCCGATATGTCGACTGATATTGATAAATACCTAAGCTTTGCGATGTCGACCTTTTTGGCCTTTGGGATCACCTTTGAGGTCCCGGTGGTGGTGGTTGTTTTAGTCAAGATGGGGATTGTGAGCCTAGAAAAGTTAAAAGAGATTCGACCTTATGTGATTGTTGGGGCCTTTGTGATTGCCGCGATTGTGACCCCACCGGACGTCTTATCCCAGCTCTTTTTGGCCATTCCCATGTGCCTTCTCTACGAGCTGGGGCTATTTATTGCTCGTTTCTACTTACCCAAAACCGAATCTGAAGAAGAAAAATCAGAATAATTCTGTAACTCATTGATTTATATTGATTAAATCAAACAAAAATCTCTGTTGCACCAATACAACGAATAGCCATAAAAAAGCCTCAAAAGGCTGTATTTACATACAAAAACGGGATAATTCAATGGTCTCGAAGGAATTCGGGCATTTCTTAATTTATGGAGATTTAAACAATGAAAAAATCACTATTTGCACTCGCCGCAGTCGGTGCGTTTGCTGGTGCTGCTCAAGCTCAGTCAAGCGTAACCGTATACGGTATTTTGGATGTGGGATATGTGGGTGGTAATGCCAAGGCATCTACAGTTAACTCATCAGCTAATCAAGTTAATGTTGCTGAAACAGTAAGTCTGCTTGGCCAATCTGCTCAGACTACCAGCCGTTTAGGCTTCCGTGGTACGGAAGACTTGGGTGGTGGTACAACCGCATTCTTTACCTTTGAAACTGGCCTTCAGCCAAATCAAAGCAGCCTATCGCCATTTAATAACCGTCAAGCATTTATTGGTTTGGGTCAAAAAGGAATGGGTAACGCACGTATTGGTACCCAGTACACCCCAATCCATGAGGCAGTTGGTGCAACTGGTGCTAACCAATTGAACAACTTGGTTGGTGACGTGATTTATCCTCAGAACACTGGTTTGACCAACCAAGACGGTAGTGCAAGCAACGCCAACGCTGGTTACACTGTTCGTGCCAACAACATGATCCGTTTTGAGTCTGAGAGCTTCTCTGGCTTCAAAGGCAAGGCCTTTTACGTGCAAAATTCTCGTGATGAGAACCAAACAACCTATCGTGGCACGGCCGCAACTACTGCAACAGCCAACTACACCAACGGCGTTGGTTATACAGGTGGCAATACCAACAGCACAGGCTGGGGCCTCGGATTGGATTTCGCAATTCAAAAATTCTTGATCTCCGCTAACTATCAGTCATTTAAGCAAGAAAACGCTTGGACTGAGCAAACAAACGCAGTAGCAATTGGTGCTAATAACGGTGGGGCGGCAACAACCGTTACTCAAAACGTTCAATCAGGCGTTCTGACCAACCTTAATGACAATCAATGGTACGTAGGTGCTACATATGACTTTGGTATTGTCAAGGCTTATGCTCAGTATATTAATCGCAAGATTGAATCTGGTCTCGACTCAAATGCCTACGCAAAACGTACTGCTCAGCAAATTGGTTTGCGTGGAAACGTAACCAAGACTGTTGAGCTCTGGGGCTCGGCTGGTATGGGTCGTACCAGCGCCTTTGGTGTAAGCAACCCAACTGCTAACTTCACTGGCTATCAGATTGGTTCCAACTACTGGTTGAGCAAGCGTACCAACTTGTATGCAATCTTTGGTGCAAGCAACACATCTTCTACCTCTGGTAACTATGTGATTCGTGCAACTGACGCAAATGCTTACGGTCCACGTAATTTGAGCGCCAATGCCAACAACTACGCTGTTGGTGTACGTCACACGTTCTAATTTGATGCTAGCTTCGGCTAGTTGAAGATTAGTTGTAGCAAATAAACCCACTGTGGAAACACAGTGGGTTTTTAATTAAGTCAATTCTATTTTTATAAAAAACCAAATCAATCTTCGTCTCGACAGGACAATCAGATGATTAATCCGTATTCAGAAAATTTAAAAACAGATTTAATAATTAAGACAATCAAAACATATGAATCAAACATATAATAAGTTTGATTCATATGTTATCAGCATAGTAACTGATTAAAAAACGAATACTTAATGAATAAAAATATGATCCGGCTGTAAATTTAGCTGATAACGCTCATACATTTTCAGATAAATTGATTCAAGATTTTTAGTAAATACGGAAGTTTTAAATAAGGGCGTATTCTGAAGGTTAGTAGCTAATTTAAGCTTTATTGTTTCTAATTTCCTCGGTGTGGTAGCCAAATCAATAGCCATCATTTCGTATTCTTCTGAGCTATGAGTAATGAGCTCTGGTAGTCCAATGGCATTTAATAAACTTGCAGCTACGCGACTTGCAAACGACTGGCCTATGAGTGTCAGCACAGGAACTCCTGACTTAAGAGAGTCGACAGCAGTTGTGTGGGCACCGTACGGGTGAGTATCTAAAAATAAGTCAGCCAAGGCATATCTAGCTAAGTAGTCACCCATGGAATCGAGACGGCTAGCAAAAATAATTCTTGATGGATTAATCTTTCGCTTTTCGAATTCACTTTTTATGTTCATATTGAATTCATTGTTGTTTTCTGAAATCCACAATACGCTATTCTTTGCTGCAAGTAAAATTCTTGACCAACGATCCAATACATAAGGATTAAATTTAAAGTCATTATTAAAACAACAGAAGATAAAATTATCTTGTGGCAATCCACATTCTTCCTTCGAGAATATTTTTCCTGATGGAATTCGGTTGGAGTCATCCACCATATAGCTATTCGGAAGATATGCTACCTTTTCAGAATAAAAACGCTCATGAGACCTCGGAATAACCGTTTGGTCGGCAATTATGTAGTCGATAAAATTTGAACCAGAAGACCCTGGATACCCTAACCAGTTAACTTGTATAGGTGCGGCTCGAAAGGAAAATATTCCAGTTCTCGAGTGTTGGGTAAAACCTGCTAGATCAATGGCAATATCAACTCCAAGGTTTCGCGCTAACAGAGCGGTTTCGCGGTCGGAAAGATCATCAACTTCGATAAATTCATCAAAAGCTCTTTTAAGGCGGGCTCTCATTGGGTCGTCGGGAGGGGCTTTTTGTAAAGAAAATGCAAATACCTCAAACCGATTGCGGTTATGTTTTTCAAACAGCTCAGCAGTTAAATAAGAAACAGGGTGGCCACGAAAATCAGGAGAAAAATAGGCAATTCTAATTTTTTCATTTTTTTTATTGTGGTGAGAAATTGCCCCTAAAGAAAAATTTTCAGGAAATTTATGTTCTGAAAAAATTTTGCTAGTTTGCTTATGTAGCTGGGGATCATCACTCAGAGAGAGTAATACAAAAGGGCTAATTACTTTTTCATCCGAAATAATTTTTTGAGCAATATATTTAAGAGAGTCAGAGTAATCAAACCAGTTACCAATTTTCATTTTTGCATGAATAAGATATCCATACACCCAATAAATATCGGGTCTTAAATTCAATGCCTTGCTATAGCAATCAATTGCCTCCCGATAACGCTTAAGCTCATTTAGAGCTACACCCTTGTTGAGCCAAGCTGCAGCATTATGAGGGTTAAGATCCAAAGACTTGTTGTGATGGGCTATTGCATCATCAATTTGATTAAGCTCAAGTAAAGTATTTCCTATGCAAGAATATACTTCAGCATAATTAGGACTAAGTTTAAGGGCTTGGTGGTAATGTGCGATGGCTTCATCAAAGCGCTTTAACTCATTGAGCACATTTCCCTTGTTTGCATATCCCTTTGCGTAATCCGGCTTCAGATTAAGTGCCTTATCGTAATGAGTGATCGCTTCTTCAAATCGCTTGAGTTCCTGTAGGGCATTACCTTTATTAGACCAAGCTTCTGCGTAGTCTGGTTTTAAACTAAGGGCCTTATCGTAATGAGTGATCGCTTCTTCAAATCGCTTGAGTTCCTGTAGGGCATTACCTTTATTAGACCAAGCTTCTGCGTAGTCTGGTTTTAAACTAAGGGCCTTATCGTAATGAGTGATCGCTTCTTCAAATCGCTTGAGTTCCTGTAGGGCATTACCTGCATTAGACCAAGCCTCAAAGAAATTGGGTTCAAATTTAATTGCTCTTTTATACGCATCAAGAGCATTCTCATAATCTTTAAGTCCAAGATATGTATTGCCGAGACTACTCAGAGTTAAGGGATTTTTTGGCAGGATTCGTAGAGAATCATTTAGGAATTTGAGTGCATCTGGATAGTTGCCGCGCTGTGCATAAACGATGCCCAAGAGTCCTAAAACATGTGGATTATGAGCTTGTAATTTTGATGCTTGTTTTAAATAAAGCTCAGCAGAATCCAAATTTGAATTTCCAAGTGACTCAAGCGCTTTGTTTAAAAGGAAGTGAACTTGAGGATTCATTATGAAAATTTATAGTAGATATTCTGATAAGAATTTAACAAGGGAAACTCACTATTTAATGGATTACTTGACACTAAGAGAATGGTTAATCATGAAAGCCTCAAACGCTTTAATTGGCTCAATATCCTCATAGAGAGTTGACTTTCGTTCAATTATTTTATCTTTAACATTTTTACGGAACGAATAATCTTGGCACAGCCTTACTGCTAACTGAATATATTCTGCTGAATCTTTTGCTACCAGTTCTGTAAGTCCAATGCGTTTCAATATCCCACTCCCAAGCCTGCCGCGCAAGAAATTACCATCATGGCTAACTACTGGCAGATTGCATCCGATAGCTTGGATAGCAGTATTAAATCCAGAGAAATGAAGGGTATCAAGCATCGCCGTCGAAGACTTCAATAAACCATGAAACTCACGCGCGTCTAGCCATGGCATGAATGAAATAAACCCTTTTGAATCAAGACCATGTTTGCTGAATTCATTTTCAAGACGATTGCTCAAAACACTGGCCAGCGGGTCTTCAAGGTTAAAAAACACAAATTTACAAGCACCCAACCGTTTAGCTATATCAGCAAAAATCCAATCGCTATCTGGTTGATATTTATAGGGCGTTCCTGGGCAGATGAGGACTGGGATATCGGAGGGAAATTGGGACAGAGGCTGAGCCTTTGTAGATTGAATATTAACTGGGTCAACGTAGTACGAGCCAAGATTCGGTAATTGAACTAGCTTTTCAGAATAATAATTAGTGGCATTTGGGGGCTCAAAAAGCTCAGAGGACACATAGTAGTCAATTGTGGGCAAGCCACTTGACTCCGGATGTCCCCATCCAACCAGCTGTGTAGGAGAGAGCCTCAAACTTGCAAGTTGAGTGGTTAGTTGATCCATGCCAATTTCGGGGTAGAACAAAAAATCAATTTTTTTGTTAACAATTTCTTGGGCAAAAGCATTTATGTCGTGAGAATAAATGGTGAAAGAATCCGAATTTTCTTTAGCAAAATCTGTTTCCTTATCACAATAGGGGTTGGTGCTAAAAAGATGAATCTCAAAGGCCTCCCTATTTAAATTTTTAATCATTCCCTTAGTGAGTGCATGCCAAACAGAATGATTTCTGAAATGACCGCTGACGATTCCAAGCCTAATTTTTAACCTGGGAGTGTTTTGTTCGGGGCTTGACTGAATAGAAACTGCTTTACCCATCAATTTTGAGCAGAGATCTCCATATTCAGACAGGATATTCTTGTTATTGAAATTGTGATAAGCGAGGTAAAAAGGTTGAGTTGACGCAACAATCTCAATGATTTCATTTGACTTAAGATTTACGTCACTTAACAAGCTGTTTTTGAGTTTTATAAATTCAGTGGTGAAAATTTCTCTAATTGAATTGACATCATTTTTCGCACCCAAAATAGAGGGAATGATGGCAAATACTTTTGACCACTGCGCCAACCTAAAATTCGGATCGTGCCTTAGGGCAAGATCAAAAAATAATTGAGCCTTATCATTTTGTGCTAAGCCAACGTGCGCAGCACCCTTGCCGTAGTAAGCTTTCGAAGAGGTGTCATCAATCAATAAAGCTGCATCAAAACCACTAATTGCGTTTGCAAATTTTTTTATTTTATTAAGAGTGAATGCTTTTGCTAATAATGCCTCAAAATAATCAGGATCAATGAGTAGGGCGTTATCAAATTCACGGATTGCATGTTCATCCTTATCTAAGCCAGTGAATGCAATACCTTTGCCAAAGAAAGCAACAGCAGACCGAGAGTCAATTTTTAATGTGTCATCAAACGATAAGATTGCTGACTCATATTTTTTTAGCTCATTTAGTGCGATGCCTTTATTTAATAGAGCATCAAAATTAGGTTGTATTTGAATTGACTGTTCGCATGCATTAATCGCTTCAGAGTGCCGCTTAAGCTTGATTAGAGAATTCGATTTGTTGGCGTAAGCCTCGCTATATAAAGGATTTAGTTTTATTGCTTTATCAAAAGCTATCAATGCTTCTAAATATCGCTCTAAATGATTGAGGGCAATTCCTTTGTTTGACCATGCCTCAGGAAAGCTGGGATCAATGCTTATTGCTTCGTCAAGGGATTTATTCGCCTCATCGAACTTTTTTAATTGGATGAGTAATTGACTTTTGTTGATAATACTTGCTGCATCATTCGGTTTTATTTGAATTGCTGAGTCATAACAAGCGATTGCGGTATGAAGTTTGCTTTGAAGTGAATATAAAAGTCCCAAGTTATAAAAAATTCTTTCATCATTCTTTATTTCGGTTTTTAAAGACTCGAAAATAAGCAATGCATCATTTATTTTTCCATTATTTGCACAAAGGAGGCCTAATTCAAAAACATAAGATAGCCCCTCTTTTTTTGAGATTCCCTCCAATAAAAGCTTTTGATTATTAGCAAGCTTATTTGATTTAACTAGCTCAAAGAGTTGAATAACAAATGGAGGTGGGTTTTGATTCACAAGTTTGTGCTAATTTTCTTAAAAATACTAAGCGAAGTTACTCTGCTTGCATATCGGAAATGAGTCGTTATTAGACTCACTTCTTTAAACTATCTCTAATTTCTCTTAACAGCACAATATCTTCGGGTGTTGGGGGTGCCTCTTTTGGTTCTTCTGCTCTTATTTTGTTGATGATTTTGACCATCTGGAAGATCACAAATGCGAGCAAGATGAAATTAATCAGGATGGTGATGAAGTTGCCGTAGGCAAAGATAGGGATGCCAGCCTTTTTGAGTGCATCAAAGGTTCTTGGTACGTTATCCGGTACTGTGCCAAGAACTATAAACAGGTTGGTAAAGTCAATCCTGCCCCCTAGTAGGGTAGAAATGAGGGGCATGACAATGTCATTGACCAGGGAATCGACGATTTTTCCGAAGGCGCCGCCAATGATGATACCGACCGCCAGGTCAACGACGTTGCCGCGGACCGCAAAGGCCCGGAATTCTTTCATCATCTTGGATGCCACAACTCTCTCCCTAAAAATCATGGGTTTGCTGGAAATTGACCCAAATTAAGCGGTCATTTGGCTTTTTACCTTAAAATTGGAGGTTTATGCAATTCACCCTTTAGAACCCCTTATTTGACTTAGGCACAAGGATAGATCGTACATGAGTGATACCCCAAAAATGGATAAAGACCGCCGTACTTGGCTGATTGCTACGACTGCTGTTGGTGGTTGCGGAGCCGCTGCTGTTGCATACCCATTTCTAGATAGTTTCCAACCATCCGAGCGTGCTAAGGCTGCTGGTGCCCCGGTTGAGGTCGATATCTCCGGCATGAAGCCCGATGAGATTCGGACGGTTGAGTGGCGCGGAAAGCCAGTTTGGGTCTTGCGCCGCACCCCAGAGCAAGTAGCTGAACTTCCTAAATTAGATGGCGAGCTGGCCGATCCCAAATCCTTGCGTGATCCCGCAGCTTTAACACCTCCTTATGCCCGCAATGACCACCGCTCGATTAAGCCTGAGTATTTTGTGGCAGTTGGTATTTGTTCACATTTAGGTTGCTCGCCAACAGCGAAGTTGCAAGCAGGCCCACAACCATCTTTGCCAAACGATTGGCCGGGCGGTTTCTTGTGCCCATGCCATGGTTCCACCTTTGACTTGGCTGGCCGTGTGTATAAGAACAAGCCTGCTCCAGATAACCTAGAAGTGCCTCCCCATATGTATTTGAGCGACACCAAGATTTTGATTGGTGAGGACAAGAAGTCGTAATTTATTTATCTAATTATTAGTTACTGATTTAGGAAACTAACCATGGCATTTCAAGAAATTAAAGTCCCAGAAAACGCCTCTGTTGCCCAAAAGGGCCTGGCCTGGGTGGATTCTCGCTTTCCATTGACTAAGCTCTTTAAAGAGCATATGAGCGAGTACTATGCTCCAAAGAACTTTAACTTCTGGTACTTCTTTGGCTCCTTAGCCATTGTGGTGTTGGTGATTCAGATTGTGACCGGTATTTTCCTCGTCATGAACTACAAACCCGATGCCATGAAAGCATTTGATTCGGTTGAGTACATCATGCGCGAGGTTCCCTGGGGTTGGCTGATTCGTTACATGCACTCGACTGGCGCTTCGATGTTCTTCGTAGTGGTCTACCTGCATATGTTCCGTGGCTTGATCTATGGTTCTTATCAAAAACCGCGTGAACTCATTTGGATCTTTGGTTGCACCATTTTCTTATTGCTCATGGCTGAGGCTTTCTTGGGATATCTCTTACCCTGGGGCCAAATGTCCTACTGGGGCGCTCAGGTGATTATTAATCTCTTTGCTGCTATTCCCTTAATTGGTCCAGACTTGGCTTTGTGGCTACGCGGTGATTATGTGGTGGGCGACGCAACTTTGAATCGCTTCTTCTCTTTGCACGTGATCGCTTTGCCATTAGTTCTAGTTGGCTTAGTTGCAGCTCATATCATTGCGCTACATGAAGTGGGCTCTAACAACCCTGACGGCATTGATATTAAGAACAACTTAGATGCCTCTGGTAAGCCAGTGGACGGCATTCCATTTCATCCTTACTACTCAGTGCATGACATTATGGGTCTCGGTGTGTTCCTCATGATCTTCGCCGCCATTGTGTTCTTTGCACCTGAGATGGGTGGTTACTTCTTAGAGGCGAACAATTTCATTCCGGCTGATCCTTTGCAAACGCCTTCGCACATTGCCCCGGTCTGGTATTTCACGCCGTTCTATTCAATGCTACGTGCCACCACCACACCATTCCTAATTCCTCTGTGGATTCTGTGTGCAGTGATTTTGGGGATGGTCATTAAGAACAACAAAGACATCCGGGTGAAAGCCGTTTGCGTTGGCATTTTGGCTGCTCTTGCGGTTGGTTTTTATGTGTTTGATGCGAAGTTCTGGGGCGTGGTCATCATGGGCGGTACGGTCGTGATCCTGTTCTTCTTGCCTTGGCTCGATAAATCCCCAGTGCGATCGATCCGTTATCGCCCAGATTTTCATAAATACATTTACGGCATTTTCATTGTGAGCTTTGTGATCTTGGGTTATCTCGGCATCAAGCCACCTTCACCACTTTTTGAGAAGATCTCGCAGGTATGTACGATTTACTATCTGGCATTTTTCTTTGCCATGCCTTGGTGGAGCAAGATGGGTAAATTTAAGCCTGTGCCCGATCGCGTGACCTTTGAGGCGCACTAATCCATAAGAACAATAGAAGATATTAGGAATCCAGATGAACCATTCTCTTTATATGATCGGTGCGCTTAAGAAGTTTGTTGTAGTGGGCTTAGGTAGCTTCATGGTGAGCGCTGCATTTGCGGCTGGCAGCGACTTTCCTCTTGATAGCGCTCCTAACCGTGTAAATAACAATGCCTCTTTGCAAAATGGTGCTAAGATTTTTGTGAACTACTGCTTAGGTTGCCATTCTGCAGTGAACTTACGTTACAACCGTTTGCGTGATATTGGTTTGAGTGATCAGCAGATTAAAGACAACTTGATCTTGGGCGATCAAAAGGTAGGCGATCTGATGACTATCTCGATGACCCCTAAGGATGCTAAGGCTTGGTTTGGTAAGGTTCCACCTGATTTATCGGTTGAAGCTCGTGCCCGCGGTACCGATTGGCTCTATACCTACTTCCGTACTTATTACAAGGATGAGGAGAGTCCAACGGGTTGGAATAACATGGTCTATCCCAATGTTGGTATGCCCCATGTATTGTGGGAACTCCAGGGTGAGCGTATTGCTAAGTTTGAAGAGGTAAAAGATCCCAAGAATCCTGCCAAGACAACTAAAGTCTTCAAAGGATTTGAGCAAACCACCCCAGGATTAATGAAGCCCCAAGAATATGATGATAATATTGCGGACCTCGTTTCATTTATGTCTTGGATGGCTGAGCCTACTCAGTTACAACGTAAGCGGATCGGTGTCGTCGTCCTTCTATTCCTTGCAATCTTTACCTTGCTTGCATGGCGTCTGAACAAGGCGTACTGGAAAGACATTCGCTAAGAACTAACTTAGCGTATTTTGATTATTTGATTTGAAGGATATTTGCTTATGATGGTGTTGTACTCGGGTACCAATTGCCCATTCTCACAACGCTGCCGCCTAGTTCTCTTTGAGAAGGGTATGGATTTTGAGATTCGTGATGTAGATCTCTTCAATAAACCAGAAGATATCTCGGTCATGAACCCCTATGGCCAAGTTCCTATTTTGGTTGAGCGTGATCTGA is a window from the Polynucleobacter sp. HIN11 genome containing:
- the tatA gene encoding Sec-independent protein translocase subunit TatA, with translation MGSFSIWHWLIVLVIILLVFGTKKLRNIGSDLGGAVKGFKDGMKNGDEAKTEQIQSQTPAGEKTVDVQAKDVNKS
- a CDS encoding porin codes for the protein MKKSLFALAAVGAFAGAAQAQSSVTVYGILDVGYVGGNAKASTVNSSANQVNVAETVSLLGQSAQTTSRLGFRGTEDLGGGTTAFFTFETGLQPNQSSLSPFNNRQAFIGLGQKGMGNARIGTQYTPIHEAVGATGANQLNNLVGDVIYPQNTGLTNQDGSASNANAGYTVRANNMIRFESESFSGFKGKAFYVQNSRDENQTTYRGTAATTATANYTNGVGYTGGNTNSTGWGLGLDFAIQKFLISANYQSFKQENAWTEQTNAVAIGANNGGAATTVTQNVQSGVLTNLNDNQWYVGATYDFGIVKAYAQYINRKIESGLDSNAYAKRTAQQIGLRGNVTKTVELWGSAGMGRTSAFGVSNPTANFTGYQIGSNYWLSKRTNLYAIFGASNTSSTSGNYVIRATDANAYGPRNLSANANNYAVGVRHTF
- a CDS encoding histidine triad nucleotide-binding protein, with protein sequence MKHPSYDPNCIFCKIVAGEIPCQKVYEDDEILAFKDINPAAPVHLLLIPKKHIPMLESATAHDAPLLGRMLELAPRLASQEGCRPGKEGGFRVMVNNGADGGQEVYHLHLHVMGGPRPWKK
- a CDS encoding phosphoribosyl-ATP diphosphatase → MSSPNQFNQNLNLDSILAHLADVVDSRRADLASGKIDAGSSYIAQLFTKGDDAILKKIGEEATETVMAAKDSRQNQLDPKYQQLLVGEMADLWFHCLVALSKFNLRPEDVLAELKRREGTSGITEKASRKT
- the hisI gene encoding phosphoribosyl-AMP cyclohydrolase, with product MTKAKFTKISGLQAGPWLDRIAWNEQGLVPVIAQEASSGDVLMMAWMNQASLLQTLQKGEAVYWSRSRNKLWHKGEESGHTQTVREIRLDCDGDTLLLIVDQKDGIACHTGRHSCFFNEWDSVASNWVDTMKP
- a CDS encoding O-linked N-acetylglucosamine transferase family protein, encoding MNPQVHFLLNKALESLGNSNLDSAELYLKQASKLQAHNPHVLGLLGIVYAQRGNYPDALKFLNDSLRILPKNPLTLSSLGNTYLGLKDYENALDAYKRAIKFEPNFFEAWSNAGNALQELKRFEEAITHYDKALSLKPDYAEAWSNKGNALQELKRFEEAITHYDKALSLKPDYAEAWSNKGNALQELKRFEEAITHYDKALNLKPDYAKGYANKGNVLNELKRFDEAIAHYHQALKLSPNYAEVYSCIGNTLLELNQIDDAIAHHNKSLDLNPHNAAAWLNKGVALNELKRYREAIDCYSKALNLRPDIYWVYGYLIHAKMKIGNWFDYSDSLKYIAQKIISDEKVISPFVLLSLSDDPQLHKQTSKIFSEHKFPENFSLGAISHHNKKNEKIRIAYFSPDFRGHPVSYLTAELFEKHNRNRFEVFAFSLQKAPPDDPMRARLKRAFDEFIEVDDLSDRETALLARNLGVDIAIDLAGFTQHSRTGIFSFRAAPIQVNWLGYPGSSGSNFIDYIIADQTVIPRSHERFYSEKVAYLPNSYMVDDSNRIPSGKIFSKEECGLPQDNFIFCCFNNDFKFNPYVLDRWSRILLAAKNSVLWISENNNEFNMNIKSEFEKRKINPSRIIFASRLDSMGDYLARYALADLFLDTHPYGAHTTAVDSLKSGVPVLTLIGQSFASRVAASLLNAIGLPELITHSSEEYEMMAIDLATTPRKLETIKLKLATNLQNTPLFKTSVFTKNLESIYLKMYERYQLNLQPDHIFIH
- the tatC gene encoding twin-arginine translocase subunit TatC, yielding MSDTKPGQSEETAKEGEGFQETFMSHLFELRDRVIKAAIAVIIVFLSLVYWAPDIFHLFAKPLLDALPAGGKMIVTDVTGSFFVPMKVTMLVAFLIALPIVLYQMWAFIAPGLYTHERKLILPLVVSSYSLFLVGMSFAYFLVFPTVFQFMASYNAPLGADMSTDIDKYLSFAMSTFLAFGITFEVPVVVVVLVKMGIVSLEKLKEIRPYVIVGAFVIAAIVTPPDVLSQLFLAIPMCLLYELGLFIARFYLPKTESEEEKSE
- the tatB gene encoding Sec-independent protein translocase protein TatB, whose protein sequence is MIDLGVSKLALIAVVALIVVGPERLPKVARMAGNLFGRAQRYMAEVRTEVNRQIELDEFKKLREASADAMREMESTLNATVQEANVNLSDQAEPTTNEFSSSLLDSAPDVTKVYRDALRQGRDSWGVKRTARPLWYKHSAGVRTRVQSGAARVKRFKRPVLSK